A window from Drosophila nasuta strain 15112-1781.00 chromosome 3, ASM2355853v1, whole genome shotgun sequence encodes these proteins:
- the LOC132792503 gene encoding CDK-activating kinase assembly factor MAT1, with translation MEEQACPRCKTTKYRNPSLKLMVNVCGHTLCESCVDMLFLKGSGACPECMVPLRRNNFREQLFEDPMVEKEVDIRRRILRDYNKREEDFASLEEYNDYLEEIEDIIYNLCNNIEVIETNKRIEAYKRDNREVIQRNKTRVGRDEYALEELLEIERAQEESRKKELDELETEHKKKKARDKQALIEELMYSGKDAAQIVSEFAEKAEKQREEEKQLPPPKAATEFSTGIKFGQSADPTLLPVPKSEEGPLFNYEPYLPYTEGPMAPHAIDIETMGYIHHIRTETPQENAGGFTSTLACQRALEEALQCLYFTPTAGLGVGL, from the coding sequence aTGGAGGAGCAGGCTTGCCCACGATGCAAGACCACAAAGTATCGCAACCCATCTCTCAAGTTGATGGTGAACGTTTGCGGGCACACACTTTGCGAATCATGCGTGGACATGCTCTTTCTCAAGGGCTCCGGCGCCTGTCCTGAGTGCATGGTTCCCTTGCGGCGCAACAACTTTCGTGAGCAGCTGTTTGAGGATCCCATGGTTGAGAAGGAGGTGGACATACGAAGGCGAATATTGCGGGACTACAATAAGCGCGAAGAGGACTTTGCCTCGCTGGAGGAGTATAACGATTATCTGGAGGAGATTGAGGATATCATTTACAATCTGTGCAACAACATCGAAGTCATCGAGACCAACAAACGTATCGAAGCATACAAGCGTGACAATCGAGAAGTAATTCAGCGCAACAAAACACGTGTTGGACGCGACGAATACGCGCTGGAGGAACTGTTGGAGATAGAGCGGGCGCAGGAGGAATCACGCAAGAAGGAATTGGATGAACTGGAGACGGAACACAAGAAGAAAAAGGCACGCGACAAGCAGGCGCTCATTGAAGAGCTCATGTATAGCGGCAAAGATGCTGCCCAAATTGTCAGCGAGTTTGCCGAGAAGGCGGAAAAGCAGCGCGAGGAAGAGAAACAGCTGCCGCCaccaaaagcagcaacagaattCTCCACAGGCATCAAATTTGGTCAATCGGCTGATCCAACGCTGCTGCCAGTGCCCAAGTCTGAGGAAGGACCTTTATTCAACTACGAACCTTACTTACCATACACCGAGGGACCGATGGCACCGCATGCCATCGATATAGAGACCATGGGCTACATTCATCACATACGAACCGAGACGCCACAGGAGAATGCCGGTGGCTTCACCTCCACATTGGCCTGCCAGCGTGCTCTTGAGGAGGCGCTGCAGTGTCTCTATTTTACGCCCACAGCTGGCCTCGGCGTGGGACTTTAG
- the LOC132788749 gene encoding ubiquitin-conjugating enzyme E2 W isoform X2 has translation MSSMSPSERRLHKELMSLIKEPPPGVTVDTESVQQNLSEWKINIKGFEGTLYEGEDFQLLFKFNNKYPFDSPEVTFIGSNIPVHPHVYSNGHICLSILTEDWSPALSVQSVCLSIASMLSSCREKKRPPDNTLYVKTCNKNPKKTKWWYHDDSV, from the exons ATGTCCTCAATGTCGCCCAGTGAG CGCCGTCTGCACAAAGAGTTGATGTCCCTGATCAAGGAGCCGCCGCCAGGCGTGACCGTTGACACCGAAAGCGTGCAACAAAACTTATCAGA atggaaaataaatattaaaggtTTCGAGGGCACACTCTACGAGGGCGAAGACTTCCAACTGCTGttcaaattcaacaacaaatatcCCTTCGATTCGCCAGAG GTAACGTTCATTGGCAGCAATATACCCGTGCATCCGCATGTGTACAGCAATGGACACATCTGCCTATCCATATTGACCGAGGACTGGTCGCCGGCGCTGTCGGTGCAATCGGTGTGCCTTAGCATAGCCTCCATGTTGAGCAGCTGTCGCGAGAAGAAGCGACCGCCAGACAATACACTCTACGTGAAGACCTGCAACAAGAATCCCAAAAAGACTAAATGGTGGTATCACG ATGATTCTGTTTAG
- the LOC132788749 gene encoding ubiquitin-conjugating enzyme E2 W isoform X1: MLKLFKKTKDKMPKSEIITEPKEPKTPPVSKCGKPLLLDNTRWERRLHKELMSLIKEPPPGVTVDTESVQQNLSEWKINIKGFEGTLYEGEDFQLLFKFNNKYPFDSPEVTFIGSNIPVHPHVYSNGHICLSILTEDWSPALSVQSVCLSIASMLSSCREKKRPPDNTLYVKTCNKNPKKTKWWYHDDSV; the protein is encoded by the exons ATGTTGAAACTATTCAAGAAAACTAAAGATAAAATGCCCAAATCGGAAATCATAACCGAACCCAAAGAACCAAAAACTCCGCCGGTCTCCAAATGCGGCAAGCCGCTGCTGCTCGACAATACGCGATGGGAG CGCCGTCTGCACAAAGAGTTGATGTCCCTGATCAAGGAGCCGCCGCCAGGCGTGACCGTTGACACCGAAAGCGTGCAACAAAACTTATCAGA atggaaaataaatattaaaggtTTCGAGGGCACACTCTACGAGGGCGAAGACTTCCAACTGCTGttcaaattcaacaacaaatatcCCTTCGATTCGCCAGAG GTAACGTTCATTGGCAGCAATATACCCGTGCATCCGCATGTGTACAGCAATGGACACATCTGCCTATCCATATTGACCGAGGACTGGTCGCCGGCGCTGTCGGTGCAATCGGTGTGCCTTAGCATAGCCTCCATGTTGAGCAGCTGTCGCGAGAAGAAGCGACCGCCAGACAATACACTCTACGTGAAGACCTGCAACAAGAATCCCAAAAAGACTAAATGGTGGTATCACG ATGATTCTGTTTAG
- the LOC132788747 gene encoding D-aspartate oxidase yields the protein MQFGVLGSGIIGLTTALELQQQFPSAQVSIIADRFNEDTVSYVAAGIFRPGTSFMGPTQEITQQWMTDAFNYWDELRRSKESALAGVCQLSGYIFSRTTPSIVRNHFIEQLLPVYRRATEDELKLCHGGWKYGSFFTTCLTESRLFLPYATKKFLENGGQVLRQHVNNFFDVPQNFDVLLNCTGMGAKELCNDQHLVPIRGQVLKVRAPWIKTAFYGDLDTYVLPGFETVTLGGCRQYDSYNTEWCKYDSMAIKERCYDLLPSLKKAEIVRECVGLRPHRSVVRVEPELITNAQGRRLKVVHNYGHGGYGVTTAPGTAKYAVKVVRDMLAGNSKL from the exons ATGCAGTTCGGCGTCTTGGGAAGCGGTATTATTGGACTAACCACAGCTCtggagctgcagcagcagtttcCATCTGCTCAGGTTTCTATTATTGCCGATCGTTTCAATGAGGATACTGTGAGCTATGTGGCCGCTGGTATCTTCCGGCCGGGCACCAGCTTCATGGGCCCCACACAGGAAATTACGCA acAATGGATGACGGATGCATTTAATTATTGGGATGAACTGCGGCGCTCCAAAGAATCGGCTCTGGCTGGCGTGTGTCAGTTATCTGGCTACATATTCTCACGCACCACGCCCTCCATAGTGCGG AATCACTTCATAGAGCAGTTGCTGCCCGTTTATCGACGTGCTACAGAGGATGAGCTGAAGCTGTGCCATGGCGGCTGGAAGTACGGATCCTTTTTCACCACTTGCCTGACTGAGAGTCGGCTCTTCCTGCCCTACGCCACCAAGAA ATTCCTCGAGAATGGTGGCCAGGTGCTGCGACAGCATGTGAACAACTTCTTCGATGTGCCTCAGAACTTTGATGTGCTGCTCAACTGCACTGGCATGGGCGCCAAGGAGCTGTGCAATGATCAGCATCTCGTGCCCATTCGTGGCCAAGTGCTGAAGGTGCGTGCACCTTGGATTAAGACTGCCTTCTATGGCGATCTCGATACCTATGTGCTGCCTGGCTTCGAGACTGTCACACTGGGAGGTTGCAGGCAGTACGATAGCTACAACACCGAATGGTGCAAGTATGACAGCATGGCCATTAAGGAACGTTGTTATGACTTGCTGCCCAGTTTAAAGAAGGCGGAAATTGTACGCGAATGCGTTGGACTGCGTCCACATCGTTCTGTGGTGCGTGTGGAGCCGGAGTTAATTACGAATGCTCAGGGACGTCGCCTCAAGGTGGTGCATAACTATGGACATGGTGGCTACGGCGTTACCACGGCACCAGGCACCGCCAAGTATGCGGTGAAAGTGGTGCGTGATATGCTAGCTGGTAACAGCAAGTTGTAG
- the LOC132788512 gene encoding uncharacterized protein LOC132788512 — translation MFDTTLALLVSWLAQGICLVLGHAWQHPLVTTGCCLLLGFFTHADEQLRDEIGQQVATRWQRMKEHYSFSFLKRKYKPNTMPNYDYSWSQGPHTWTQTGSNQSPVNIDEQLVQRLAIHELLNWNHYDELPASITLENTGQTLLLRAQFRSNVPTISGADLLTSYTFVELCFHWGWSNSEGSEHTLNNRKYPLEMQVLHRTGASVPRRCTSSYDLLMVAYIFELSAHNPLLDPLMQNLKLVQMPGKRVQIAPFPLSYLVYPFRTGFYSYGGSLTQPPCYQGTEWFIFPESLAISDFQLRHFRQLLSGDCFTPISRNSRPVQPLGNRIVNLNYFCPYDTAQLDRMRLELLQQHQQEIEEEPEQTHVEEEQERQQMKLKTMNSSDDEGQLIESLDTTTTITTNSCTSVCATVLNREGNNLAQQQQHQQQQLNSCCPNSIIFFSSNNNYRNNSNSLGSTASDTSLMDKCNGHGHFQLDQTGEMMMNLSNDVGICGMGDGLGVGARIQLIE, via the coding sequence ATGTTCGATACCACATTGGCTCTATTGGTCAGCTGGCTGGCCCAAGGCATTTGTCTCGTGCTGGGCCACGCTTGGCAGCATCCGCTGGTCACCACGGGATGCTGTCTGCTGCTCGGCTTCTTCACGCACGCCGACGAGCAGCTGCGCGACGAGATTGGCCAACAAGTCGCCACACGCTGGCAGCGCATGAAAGAGCATTACTCGTTCTCGTTCCTCAAACGCAAATACAAACCCAATACCATGCCCAACTACGACTACAGCTGGTCGCAGGGGCCACACACTTGGACACAGACCGGCAGCAATCAGAGCCCGGTGAACATCGATGAGCAGCTGGTCCAACGCCTGGCTATCCATGAGCTGCTCAACTGGAATCATTACGATGAGCTGCCCGCAAGCATTACGCTCGAGAATACCGGACAGACGCTGCTGCTTCGCGCCCAGTTTCGTAGCAATGTGCCGACCATCAGTGGTGCCGATCTGCTCACCAGCTATACATTTGTGGAGCTCTGCTTCCACTGGGGCTGGTCGAACAGCGAGGGCTCCGAGCACACGCTCAACAATCGCAAGTATCCACTGGAGATGCAGGTACTACATCGCACTGGAGCCTCGGTGCCGCGTCGCTGCACCAGCAGCTATGATCTACTGATGGTGGCCTACATCTTTGAGCTGTCCGCACACAACCCGCTGCTGGATCCGCTCATGCAGAACCTCAAGCTCGTACAGATGCCCGGCAAGCGTGTTCAGATTGCACCCTTTCCACTCTCCTATTTGGTGTATCCATTCCGCACGGGATTCTACAGCTATGGCGGTTCGCTGACCCAACCACCTTGCTACCAGGGCACCGAATGGTTCATCTTTCCCGAATCGCTGGCCATCAGCGATTTTCAACTGCGTCACTTTCGCCAGCTGCTGAGCGGAGATTGCTTCACCCCCATTTCACGCAACTCGCGACCCGTGCAGCCTCTGGGCAACCGCATCGTTAACCTGAACTACTTCTGTCCCTATGACACGGCTCAGCTGGATCGTATGCGTCTCgagctgttgcagcagcatcagcaggaGATCGAGGAGGAACCGGAACAGACACATGTCGAGGAGGAACAGGAGCGTCAGCAGATGAAACTGAAGACCATGAATAGCTCCGATGACGAGGGACAATTGATTGAATCGCTGGACACCACAACCACCATCACCACGAACTCTTGCACCAGCGTCTGTGCCACGGTGCTCAATCGTGAGGGCAACAATctggcacagcagcagcaacatcagcagcagcagctcaactCTTGCTGCCCCAATTCGATCATCTTTTTCAGTTCGAACAACAATtacagaaacaacagcaacagcctgGGGAGCACGGCCAGCGACACCAGCTTGATGGACAAGTGCAATGGCCATGGCCACTTTCAGCTGGATCAGACCGGGGAAATGATGATGAACCTGTCCAATGATGTGGGCATCTGTGGCATGGGTGATGGCCTGGGCGTGGGCGCCCGCATTCAACTTATTGAATAG
- the LOC132788513 gene encoding ras-related protein Rab-3: MAGGGDPKWQKDAADQNFDYMFKLLIIGNSSVGKTSFLFRYADDSFTSAFVSTVGIDFKVKTVFRHDKRVKLQIWDTAGQERYRTITTAYYRGAMGFILMYDVTNEDSFNSVQDWVTQIKTYSWDNAQVILVGNKCDMEDQRVISFERGRQLADQLGVEFFETSAKENVNVKAVFERLVDIICDKMSESLDADPTLVGGSQKGQRLTDQPQGTPNANCNC, translated from the exons ATGGCTGGCGGTGGTGATCCCAAATGGCAAAAGGATGCGGCCGATCAGAATTTTGATTACATGTTCAAGCTGCTCATCATTGGCAACTCGAGCGTCGGCAAGACTAGCTTCCTCTTTCGCTACGCAGACGATAGCTTCACATCGGCCTTTGTGTCCACCGTGGGCATTGACTTCAAGGTCAAGACTGTATTTCGCCACGACAAGCGTGTGAAGCTGCAAATTTGG GATACAGCTGGCCAAGAGCGTTACCGCACCATTACCACAGCCTACTACCGCGGCGCCATGGGTTTCATTCTGATGTATGATGTCACCAACGAGGACAGCTTCAACTCTGTGCAGGACTG GGTGACACAGATTAAAACGTATTCGTGGGACAACGCTCAGGTCATACTGGTGGGCAACAAATGCGACATGGAGGATCAGCGTGTGATTAGCTTCGAGCGTGGACGCCAATTGGCCGATCAACTGGGCGTTGAATTCTTTGAGACATCGGCCAAGGAGAATGTGAATGTAAAG GCTGTCTTTGAGCGTTTGGTGGATATTATATGCGACAAGATGTCCGAGAGTCTCGATGCAGATCCAACGTTAGTTGGTGGCTCACAGAAGGGACAACGCTTGACGGATCAGCCGCAGGGCACGCCCAATGCCAATTGTAATTGTTAA